A genomic window from Equus asinus isolate D_3611 breed Donkey chromosome 25, EquAss-T2T_v2, whole genome shotgun sequence includes:
- the CD48 gene encoding CD48 antigen has translation MCSRRREWCLALELLLLPHWFLATSIQGHSESPVNALSGRNVRLQISNLPDKYKKLTWFYTPEQKIVEYEESSEPNYFKSKFKDKVKLDLTNGALDIHNVQKEDSSTYLLRVVKVTGNEEEWRVSLKVFDPVPKPVVDIKIQKVNNSCYYLTISCVVPDQSVNYSWRADSGPLPKELQTSVFNVTIGPQNYSKFYTCEVSNPVSNSSSTVPVTLLHDSARSFRVAWTAVWLVVIVPTVSGLLWN, from the exons ATGTGCTCCAGAAGGCGGGAGTGGTGTCTGGCTCTGGAACTTCTGCTGCTGCCTCATTGGTTCCTGGCGACCAGCATTCAAG GTCATTCAGAATCTCCGGTGAACGCGCTCTCTGGCAGAAATGTGAGACTTCAAATTTCCAATTTGCCTGATAAGTACAAAAAGCTCACTTGGTTTTACACCCCTGAACAGAAGATTGTAGAATATGAGGAGTCCAGCGAACCCAACTACTTCAAGTCTAAATTTAAGGACAAGGTCAAGCTTGACCTCACAAATGGTGCACTTGACATCCATAACGTCCAGAAAGAGGACAGCAGTACCTACCTCCTGAGGGTAGTGAAGGTAACCGGCAACGAGGAGGAATGGCGGGTTTCACTGAAGGTATTTG ATCCTGTACCTAAGCCTGTCGTAGACATCAAGATACAGAAAGTGAACAACAGCTGTTATTATCTGACGATATCATGTGTGGTCCCAGACCAGTCTGTAAACTACAGCTGGCGTGCGGACTCAGGGCCCCTTCCAAAAGAGCTCCAGACTAGTGTGTTCAATGTCACCATTGGGCCACAAAACTACTCGAAGTTTTACACCTGCGAAGTCAGCAATCCTGTGAGCAACAGTTCTAGCACCGTCCCAGTCACTTTGCTCCATGACTCCG CCAGATCCTTCAGAGTAGCTTGGACTGCAGTTTGGCTAGTGGTCATCGTACCCACTGTTTCTGGCCTCCTGTGGAACTGA